The Amblyomma americanum isolate KBUSLIRL-KWMA chromosome 6, ASM5285725v1, whole genome shotgun sequence genome has a window encoding:
- the LOC144136639 gene encoding uncharacterized protein LOC144136639, translating to MSHSATRRHHTNPVLASRQCAIRATLRPPREAHTSGEAGSNSEIWQQRRNARTAFFAREFSNVAGYWRMFVSKASRYAFRISHNVYFDGQLKTGKDRVVSSSAFALSTLGILLSAFGLRQMGHNQKWIERG from the exons ATGAGCCACAGCGCCACCAGGCGCCACCACACAAATCCAGTTCTAGCCAGTCGCCAATGCGCGATACGAGCTACGCTCCGCCCGCCGCGCGAAGCGCACACAAGCGGCGAAGCCGGAAGCAACTCTGAGATCTGGCAACAGCGCCGCAACGCTCGCACGGCTTTCTTTGCGAGGGAGTTCTCCAACGTTGCTG GCTATTGGAGGATGTTTGTATCGAAAGCTAGCCGTTACGCCTTCAGGATTTCTCAC AATGTCTATTTCGATGGCCAGCTGAAAACGGGGAAGGATCGTGTCGTGTCGTCTTCAGCCTTTGCGCTGTCGACCCTGGGCATCCTGCTGTCTGCCTTTGGCCTCCGACAGATGGGCCACAACCAGAAATGGATTGAGCGCGGCTGA